The Leguminivora glycinivorella isolate SPB_JAAS2020 chromosome 1, LegGlyc_1.1, whole genome shotgun sequence genome includes a region encoding these proteins:
- the LOC125225354 gene encoding LOW QUALITY PROTEIN: uncharacterized protein LOC125225354 (The sequence of the model RefSeq protein was modified relative to this genomic sequence to represent the inferred CDS: inserted 1 base in 1 codon) has translation MALRGKTAGEIPKDAVELTKVEATNYVWELISNWDSFSDTWALRYGPVVLGXMSALSGVIINDHYRKKLKLGNFGFFSSVIPISLMPGFMTALFHRHLVSTEMLLMKEACPVCYELKAAAIQWGFGIAYPMVLGPTSALMFANRYSTYRVPNLIEGPKVIFEFLSKLTKPFYSTLVYVGAFQLVMSSVLTYFEMRNHITVRLKILEIEEKVMAEHGLE, from the exons ATGGCGCTGAGGGGTAAAACAGCCGGAGAAATTCCGAAAGATGCAGTCGAACTAACGAAAGTTGAAGCTACTAATTATGTTTGGGAGCTAATTTCTAATTGGGACTCTTTCTCCGACAC GTGGGCATTACGTTACGGCCCCGTGGTGCTGG GCATGAGCGCGCTGTCTGGCGTCATTATCAATGACCACTACAGGAAGAAGTTGAAGTTGGGCAACTTTGGTTTCTTCTCCTCTGTGATACCCATTTCACTGATGCCTGGGTTTATGACTGCATTGTTCCATAGACAT TTGGTATCTACAGAGATGTTACTGATGAAAGAGGCCTGTCCAGTCTGCTATGAGCTCAAGGCCGCAGCCATCCAGTGGGGCTTCGGTATCGCCTATCCCATGGTTCTGGGACCCACATCAGCCTTAATG ttcgcCAACAGATACTCCACATACCGAGTACCCAACCTAATAGAAGGACCTAAAGTAATATTCGAATTCCTTTCAAAACTTACGAAGCCCTTCTACTCAACGCTAGTTTACGTCGGCGCCTTCCAGTTGGTCATGTCGTCCGTACTGACATACTTCGAGATGAGAAACCACATCACAGTCAGGTTAAAGATATTGGAGATTGAAGAAAAAGTTATGGCTGAACATGGGCTtgaatag